The following proteins come from a genomic window of Alosa alosa isolate M-15738 ecotype Scorff River chromosome 2, AALO_Geno_1.1, whole genome shotgun sequence:
- the LOC125309652 gene encoding trace amine-associated receptor 13c-like: MEDPWRANRCYPALNSSCTKFVRSQALYIIMYIFLSSISVSTVLLNLLVIISISHFKQLHTPTNLLILSLAVADLLIGLTVMPVEGSQLIETCWYFGDTLCNIFPFIYSVAISGSLWSLILVSIDRFIAISDPLRYSLKVTHNKVVIIVVLSWCFCLLYIFSLLYDHLTEMEPHRTCHGECLLTISFSWIVGGVFVSFIVPCSTVIILNMKIFCTAKYHAKVINSVTERERAGNKDTITSKKSSRKAEKTIGVLVTVYLLCYMPYHLSIFAYGTDSLSYLFKCLVWIMYLNSCMNPIIYALFYPWFKVSTKHIITLAILHPGSSYFNMQHSMEKDFLAEEVTIDIQRHEEIMKIVEENTKKQQDKIRGRTTQKVHWILPPGALVWQRKVRSQQRKGGKLDPEYLGPFSVAKVEGKSVDLIDSNDCTFPRGALLRTRVPGDVDGLDGEGLVDWGGFDGTQRASWDPRCHHG, translated from the exons ATGGAAGACCCCTGGAGAGCTAATCGCTGCTATCCAGCCCTGAACTCTTCATGTACAAAGTTTGTCAGGTCACAGGCACTATACATCATCATGTACATATTTTTGTCTTCAATATCTGTGTCCACTGTTCTTCTAAATTTGCTGGTGATCATCTCGATTTCTCACTTCAAGCAGCTTCACACTCCAACCAACCTGCTGatcctctctcttgctgtggCAGATTTATTGATCGGACTGACTGTCATGCCTGTGGAAGGGTCACaattaattgaaacatgctggTATTTTGGGGACACGCTGTGTAACATATTTCCGTTCATTTATTCAGTGGCTATTTCAGGATCTCTGTGGAGCCTTATATTAGTTTCCATTGATCGTTTCATTGCCATCAGTGATCCTTTAAGGTACTCATTGAAGGTCACACACAACAAAGTCGTTATAATTGTTGTTCTTAGCTGGTGTTTTTGTCTACTTTATATTTTCTCCTTGCTTTATGACCACCTTACTGAAATGGAGCCTCACAGGACATGTCACGGAGAGTGTCTGCTCACAATCAGTTTCTCATGGATTGTTGGTGGTGTTTTTGTGTCATTCATTGTGCCTTGTTCCACGGTTATAATTTTAAACATGAAAATATTCTGTACAGCTAAGTATCATGCAAAGGTGATTAACTCTGttacagaaagagaaagggctGGTAACAAGGACACAATAACAAGTAAGAAATCCAGCCGTAAAGCTGAAAAAACAATAGGGGTACTCGTTACAGTTTATTTGCTCTGCTATATGCCATATCATTTAAGCATTTTTGCATACGGCACTGACTCATTATCTTATCTATTTAAATGTCTTGTATGGATTATGTATCTCAACTCCTGCATGAACCCAATAATATATGCTTTATTTTACCCATGGTTTAAAGTCTCAACCAAGCATATCATCACCCTTGCAATACTTCATCCAGGTTCCTCTTACTTCAAT ATGCAACATTCAATGGAGAAGGATTTCCTTGCTGAAGAGGTGACTATTGATATCCAGCGCCATGAGGAGATTATGAAGATAGTAGAGGAAAACACCAAAAAGCAGCAGGATAAAATTAGGGGGAGGACAACACAGAAGGTTCACTGGATCTTGCCACCGGGGGCCCTGGTATGGCAGAGGAAAGTGAGGAGCCAACAGAGGAAAGGGGGGAAACTCGACCCCGAGTACTTGGGACCTTTTTCAGTGGCAAAGGTTGAGGGGAAAAGTGTTGACCTGATTGACAGCAATGACTGCACTTTCCCTAGG GGGGCGCTTCTGAGGACGAGGGTGCCCGGCGACGTGGACGGCCTCGACGGTGAGGGGCTGGTCGACTGGGGTGGGTTTGATGGAACTCAGCGAGCATCGTGGGATCCAAGATGTCATCACGGCTGA